TAGGGTTCAAATCCCTATCTCTCCACCATTATTTTTACTACTGGCGTAAGCGGGTAGGTTTTCGCATTCGGAGAGATGGCAGAGTGGTCGAATGCACCGGTCTTGAAAACCGGCAGGGGTTTGTAGCCCCTCTAGGGTTCAAATCCCTATCTCTCCACCATCATTGAAGCCGCTGAATTTATTCAGCGGCTTTTTTGTTTCTTGAGCTTTTCATTTGTTCTGCAAATTACGACTATTGTCGATATTTCGCATTTTAACTAGTTAGTCCATGCTTAACACTTCTCGTATTATCTTTGTGACATTAGGGAATTTATGAAACATCGTTTAGCAAAGAGTGTAGGACTTTCTTTATTATCGCCTGTGATCATTGGTTGTATCTTAGGCCTTTATTATGCGTTTACACTTGAAGGAAATAGTTTAAGCATTTTCTTTAACTTATTTGTTAGCGCCATCGCCAATGCCCACATTGTAGGCCTTACTATGGCTGCGTTTGTGGTGCCTGGTTATTTACTTATGTATAAGTATGCAAAGGTCAATTATTCAGGTGTTTTGACACTAGGCTTACTCGGTGGTGCTATTTTTAGCTACTTACTTAGCGCTACAACAGGTATGGCTTTTGTAGTCAATGCAGTGATGTCTGCATTGGCAGCAGGACTGTTTTTATTTGGTTTAAGACAGGGCCTTACAACACAATCTTCTCATCAATAGCAGAATATTTAATCAAGCTGACTGAAATTGAGGGCAAAATGTTTTTTTTTGCCCTTAAAAGGTTTCATTTGTCGTCTACAAAGAGTACCTTTAGCTACTGTATGTTTAATAAGAAGTAGTTTGGTATGCAAAAGCAAGATTTTTACCAGTCATTAGTTAAACAAACTGAATCGCTAATCACTGGTGAATCAAATATTATTGCCAACATGGCAAATATTAGTGCGCTGTTATTTACCTCTTTAGAGGATGTCAATTGGGCGGGCTTTTATTTAATGGATTCACCTGAAGAATTAGTGCTAGGGCCGTTTCAAGGTAATCCTGCATGTATCCGTATTCCAGTAGGTAAAGGGGTATGTGGAACTGCCGCGCAAACACAACAAACACAACTCATTGAAGACGTGCATGCATTTGCCGGTCACATTGCCTGTGATGCTGCATCTAACTCTGAAGTTGTTGTGCCGATTTTCAAAGACGGTAAAGTATTTGCTGTACTTGATATCGACAGCCCAAGCATTGCGCGATTCGATGCTGATGATCAAGCTGGTTTAGAAGCATTGGTAAAATGCTTTGAGGCAAATCTAAAATGAAAGATCTGCTAAATGTGCAAGATTACCTCTTTGCAATCCAAGATGTTGGTGATTGGGAAGGGGAAGAAGAAGTTGTTGCCGAAAGGCTCAACGACTTGATTCACATGGCATGGGAACGTCTACCGGATGACCTTGACTGTGAATCAATTGATGAAATTATAAATGGTATTTGGGAACACCTTCGAGGTGATTTAGCGCTTATTGAAGCGGACTTCGAAGAGTTGACCGACTGGGTAACACACTATGTCGATTCATCACTTGATGAAAAGATGTAATAAAAGGTTCTAACATGGAAACCACAAACAAGCTAAAAGATATTAATGAAGTACTGGATTTCTTATACCAAGAATTTCCAAAATGTTTTAAACAAAAAGACGGTATTCAGCCGCTTAAAGTAGGTATTTTTAAAGATATCGCTGAGCGTATTGAAGGTTCTGAGAAAGTAAGTAAAACTCAGGTTCGTCAAGCACTAAGAAAGTACACCTCAAACTGGCGCTATTTAGAAGCTGTAACTAAGTCTGAGTTCCGTATCGATCTTGATGGTAATCAAGACGAAAAAGTAGAACAAGAGCACATTGAGCACGCACAAAAAGCGTTAGAAGAAAGCCGTGCTAAAATGGCGAAGCGTAAGAAACCACAACGTCCACGCAAAGACGGTGACACAAAATCTTACAAAAAGAATAGTGGCCACCACGCTAAATCTGGCGAAAAAGGCGCTAAAGTAAATAATAAGCCTGCTAAAGCTGCTCCTGCAAAACGTTCAGGAAAAGTTGAACCTTTACCTGCCTCAGAGGTCAAGGTTAATAGCAAAGTTAAAGTTAAACTTGGCCAAGCACTTGTAAACGCGGTTATTACTGAAGTGAATAAAGACGAAGTTCACGTTGAGTTAGTAACAGGGATGCAAGTTAAGACCAAAGCAGACAGCCTGTATATCATTTAATAGCTGTAAAAAATAAAGGAGTTGTGTATGAGTAAAAAGTTTACGCTCATTCCGTTAGTCGCTGCCCTGTTTTCAGGTTCATTATTGGCATCTTCAGACAATCTGACTGAAAAAGACCTGCCAGTACTCAAGCAAGAAAGCCAACATAGTACGGCAAGCAAACGGGTGACAAACTTATTTACTCGTGCACACTACAAGCCAATTAAATTTAACGATGAATTATCTGAGAAGGTTTTTGATCGTTACATTGAATCTCTCGACTACAATAAAAATGTGTTTTTAGCGTCTGACATTGCCTCGTTTGAGCAATATAAAGACCAATTTGATAATGCATTGTCGACAGGTAAATTGGGATTTGCCTTTGATATTTTTAACTTAAGTTTAAAACGTCGTTTTGAACGCTATGACTATTCTTTATCGTTACTTGAAAGCGAAATGAAGTTTGATAAAGAAGATGAGTATCTGTTTGATCGCGAAGACGCTAATTGGGCAACAAGCCAAGCTGAGCTTGATGAACTTTGGCGTCAGCGCGTTAAATACGATGCTTTACGATTAAAAATGACTGGTAAAGATTGGCAAGGCATTAAAGAAGTCTTGACCAAACGTTACCACAACGCGCAAAAGCGTTTAGTACAAACGAACAGTGAAGATGCTTTTCAAATCGTGATGAACTCATTCGCACGAAGCATTGAAGCGCATACCTCTTATTTATCACCTCGTCGCGCTGAGCAATTCAAGATGGACATGGATCTTGAATTAGAAGGTATTGGTGCGGTGCTTAGTTATGACGAAGATTACACGGTAATCCGTAGCTTAGTACCTGGCGGCCCGGCTGATAAGTCTGAACAAATCAAAGCAGATGACCGTATTATTGGTGTTGCTCAAGAAGGTGAAGACTTTGTTGATGTGATTGGCTGGCGTTTAGATGACGTAGTTGATCTGATCAAAGGCCCGAAAGGGACAAAAGTTCGTCTGCAATATCTAAAAGGGGCAGATGCTCACGGTACTCCAAAAGTGGTTGAAATCACGCGTGATAAAATTCGCTTAGAAGACCGCGCTGCAAAATCTGAAGTATTTGAAGCGAAATACTCAGACTTAACCAGCAAAATTGGTGTGATTGAAATCCCTGGTTTCTATAACAATTTATCGCAAGACGTTAAAGTTGAAATTGCTAAACTCAAAGAAGCTAAAGTAGACGGCATTATCATCGATCTACGTCAAAACGGCGGCGGTTCACTTTACGAAGCAACGCAGCTTTCTGGTTTATTTATCGATCAAGGCCCAGTTGTACAAATTCATACGCTAAATAATCGTATTGAAGAGCAAAAAGATCGTGACGGTGTCACTTTTTATGATGGCCCACTCACTGTGTTAGTTGATCGCTACAGTGCGTCAGCCTCA
Above is a window of Pseudoalteromonas shioyasakiensis DNA encoding:
- the prc gene encoding carboxy terminal-processing peptidase, with the protein product MSKKFTLIPLVAALFSGSLLASSDNLTEKDLPVLKQESQHSTASKRVTNLFTRAHYKPIKFNDELSEKVFDRYIESLDYNKNVFLASDIASFEQYKDQFDNALSTGKLGFAFDIFNLSLKRRFERYDYSLSLLESEMKFDKEDEYLFDREDANWATSQAELDELWRQRVKYDALRLKMTGKDWQGIKEVLTKRYHNAQKRLVQTNSEDAFQIVMNSFARSIEAHTSYLSPRRAEQFKMDMDLELEGIGAVLSYDEDYTVIRSLVPGGPADKSEQIKADDRIIGVAQEGEDFVDVIGWRLDDVVDLIKGPKGTKVRLQYLKGADAHGTPKVVEITRDKIRLEDRAAKSEVFEAKYSDLTSKIGVIEIPGFYNNLSQDVKVEIAKLKEAKVDGIIIDLRQNGGGSLYEATQLSGLFIDQGPVVQIHTLNNRIEEQKDRDGVTFYDGPLTVLVDRYSASASEIFAAAMQDYGRAIVIGEQTFGKGTVQQHKPLGRAYDLYDHPLGSVQYTIAKFYRINGGSTQHKGVIPDVSFPSAIEPSEWGESQQDNALPWDSIIRAKYNSVDNLKPAIAYVNKLHDARIVDEPEFSYVFADIKRYQEEKDRKTISLVEATRIKEKDEGEERALERANERLVRLGEKPVEKLDDLPDSLDELDPFLEEAALITQDYIKYGRIAKK
- a CDS encoding GAF domain-containing protein, with amino-acid sequence MQKQDFYQSLVKQTESLITGESNIIANMANISALLFTSLEDVNWAGFYLMDSPEELVLGPFQGNPACIRIPVGKGVCGTAAQTQQTQLIEDVHAFAGHIACDAASNSEVVVPIFKDGKVFAVLDIDSPSIARFDADDQAGLEALVKCFEANLK
- the proQ gene encoding RNA chaperone ProQ, whose amino-acid sequence is METTNKLKDINEVLDFLYQEFPKCFKQKDGIQPLKVGIFKDIAERIEGSEKVSKTQVRQALRKYTSNWRYLEAVTKSEFRIDLDGNQDEKVEQEHIEHAQKALEESRAKMAKRKKPQRPRKDGDTKSYKKNSGHHAKSGEKGAKVNNKPAKAAPAKRSGKVEPLPASEVKVNSKVKVKLGQALVNAVITEVNKDEVHVELVTGMQVKTKADSLYII